From the genome of Gopherus evgoodei ecotype Sinaloan lineage chromosome 5, rGopEvg1_v1.p, whole genome shotgun sequence, one region includes:
- the POU4F2 gene encoding POU domain, class 4, transcription factor 2, which translates to MMMMSLNSKQPFSMPHGSGSLHEPKYSALHTASPCTSAAAAPSASSPSSTSSGAGRSSTSTSSSSEAMRRACLPTPPSNIFGGLDESLLARAEALAAVDIVSQTKSHHHHPPHHSPFKPDATYHTMNTIPCTSAASSSSVPISHPSALSGTHHHHHHHHHHHHQPHQALEGELLDHITPGLALGAMTGPDGSVVSTPAHAPHMASMNPMHQAALSMAHAHGLPSHMGCMSDVDADPRDLEAFAERFKQRRIKLGVTQADVGSALANLKIPGVGSLSQSTICRFESLTLSHNNMIALKPILQAWLEEAEKSHREKLTKPELFNGAEKKRKRTSIAAPEKRSLEAYFAIQPRPSSEKIAAIAEKLDLKKNVVRVWFCNQRQKQKRMKYSAGI; encoded by the exons atgatgatgatgtctcTGAACAGCAAGCAGCCCTTCAGCATGCCCCACGGCAGCGGCAGCCTGCACGAGCCCAAGTACTCGGCGCTGCACACCGCCTCCCCCTGCAcctccgccgccgccgccccctcggccagctcccccagcagcaccagcagcggGGCCggcaggagcagcaccagcaccagcagcagctcgGAGGCGATGAGGCGAGcctgcctcccaacccccccG AGCAATATATTCGGCGGTCTGGATGAGAGTTTGCTGGCCCGCGCTGAAGCCCTGGCCGCGGTGGATATAGTTTCCCAGACCAAGAGCCACCATCATCACCCGCCTCATCACAGCCCCTTTAAGCCGGACGCTACTTACCACACCATGAACACCATCCCTTGCacctctgctgcctcctcctcgtcGGTGCCCATTTCCCACCCGTCGGCCCTGTCCGgcactcaccaccaccaccaccatcaccatcaccaccatCACCAGCCTCACCAGGCTTTGGAAGGGGAGCTTTTAGACCACATTACTCCAGGGCTGGCGCTGGGGGCCATGACCGGACCCGACGGCTCGGTGGTCTCCACGCCAGCCCATGCGCCTCACATGGCCAGTATGAACCCTATGCACCAGGCAGCTCTAAGCATGGCCCATGCCCACGGGCTTCCTTCTCACATGGGATGCATGAGCGACGTGGACGCAGATCCCCGGGATTTAGAAGCTTTTGCAGAGAGGTTCAAGCAGAGGAGGATCAAGCTCGGAGTAACCCAGGCAGATGTGGGATCTGCCCTGGCCAACCTGAAGATCCCAGGGGTAGGCTCACTGAGCCAAAGCACCATCTGCAGGTTTGAGTCCCTTACCTTGTCCCACAATAACATGATCGCCCTCAAACCCATCTTGCAAGCCTGGCTAGAAGAAGCAGAGAAATCTCACCGGGAGAAGCTCACCAAACCAGAGCTCTTCAACGGagcagagaagaagagaaagcgcACCTCTATCGCTGCACCTGAGAAGAggtccttggaagcctattttgCCATCCAGCCACGTCCTTCCTCGGAAAAAATAGCAGCCATCGCAGAGAAACTGGACCTCAAGAAGAACGTGGTCCGGGTCTGGTTCTGTAATCAGAGACAGAAACAGAAACGAATGAAATATTCCGCTGGGATTTAG